One Verrucomicrobiales bacterium DNA segment encodes these proteins:
- a CDS encoding ABC transporter ATP-binding protein, with amino-acid sequence MARVVLERLSKVFPAPRPAGGIAAIQDVSLEVENGELLVLVGPSGCGKSTTLRLIAGLEEPTSGAVRIDDQVVNSLAPRDRNVAMVFQSPTLYPHLKVQENLSLGLELRNFSAEEIRNRLAATAEMLEITQLLSRLPHELSGGQQQRVAMGRALMRQPQVLLLDEPLSNLDTPTRHQLRLELARWHRQLRTTMIYVTHDQAEAMALGNRVAVMKEGSLQQVSEPIDLYEKPANMFVAGFIGSPSMNLFPGRVQTVAGSRQFTYQNEGAADIRFEIPVNQPFSNSPAVTAGVRPEAISPQPGPNTIELEGRVDGVELHGADTLWHISRGTHRLVARLPGTQRHLLGTTIQLHVDVSRCHYFDSVTGIRLPDSSPQASSTSPL; translated from the coding sequence ATGGCACGCGTTGTCCTAGAACGACTGAGCAAGGTCTTCCCGGCCCCTCGACCGGCAGGCGGCATTGCGGCCATTCAGGATGTCAGCCTGGAGGTAGAAAACGGCGAACTCCTGGTGTTGGTCGGCCCCTCTGGATGCGGAAAATCCACCACTCTGCGCCTGATCGCCGGACTCGAGGAGCCCACCAGTGGCGCGGTCCGCATCGACGATCAAGTGGTCAACTCCCTCGCGCCGCGTGATCGAAATGTAGCCATGGTGTTCCAGAGCCCCACGCTCTACCCGCATTTGAAGGTACAGGAAAACCTCTCCCTGGGACTGGAACTGCGAAATTTCTCCGCCGAGGAGATTCGCAACCGCCTGGCAGCAACAGCGGAGATGCTGGAAATCACCCAACTGTTGTCTCGCCTGCCGCACGAGCTTTCCGGAGGTCAACAACAGCGAGTCGCCATGGGCCGGGCCTTGATGCGTCAACCCCAGGTCCTCCTCTTGGACGAACCGCTCTCCAACCTGGATACGCCCACACGACACCAGCTCCGACTCGAGCTGGCTCGGTGGCACCGGCAACTCCGCACCACCATGATCTACGTCACCCACGACCAAGCGGAAGCGATGGCGCTGGGTAACCGCGTGGCCGTGATGAAGGAGGGATCACTTCAACAAGTCTCCGAGCCGATCGATCTGTACGAAAAGCCAGCGAACATGTTTGTGGCGGGCTTCATCGGCTCACCGTCGATGAATCTCTTTCCAGGTCGAGTGCAAACCGTGGCAGGATCGCGCCAGTTCACTTACCAGAACGAGGGGGCTGCCGACATCCGATTTGAGATTCCGGTAAATCAGCCCTTCAGTAACTCTCCGGCAGTGACGGCAGGAGTTCGTCCCGAAGCCATTTCTCCGCAGCCCGGACCGAATACGATCGAGCTGGAGGGGCGGGTTGACGGGGTCGAGCTGCACGGAGCAGACACTTTGTGGCACATCTCGCGCGGGACACATCGACTGGTTGCACGTCTACCGGGAACTCAACGCCATCTCCTGGGAACCACGATACAACTCCATGTCGACGTGAGCCGCTGCCACTACTTTGATTCCGTCACTGGAATTCGACTGCCCGATTCATCTCCGCAAGCGTCCTCTACTTCCCCTTTATGA
- a CDS encoding TonB-dependent receptor → MSNSESIGTHQKALKINLDPTKYGTFAEIGAGQEVARWFFRVGGAAGTIAKSMSAYDMTISDAIYGRSDRYVSRERLGKMLEHEFSLMLERLDAKRGADTKFFVFADTVAAKSFKGTGDCHGWMGIRFQHAPKAAPSDIIIHVRMMDRENLQQQEALGIIGVNLVHGALYHFADPKAFICSLLDDLTRERAEVDMVKFSGPAFEKIDNRLMALQLVQQGVTSAAMFTADGEVVQPSEALYKKAILVERGSFRPATHVTIDMLDCAQAQFVQEPGVQGEDVVVLLEMTLKNLLDGGEINHQDFLDRVDILGTLGKTVMISNYLEFYKLAAFLHRCTKKMVGLAMGVPTLREIFDEKYYADLEGGILESFGRLFKNDLKLYAYPLRDHGTGSIITAENLRVAPHLRHLYAYLIENHYIQGMRDVEEQYLSIFSRTVLKQLKAGDPAWEASVPPQVAKIIKERRLLGYPGNSLTGNSSAAIIAA, encoded by the coding sequence ATGAGCAATAGCGAGAGCATCGGGACACACCAAAAGGCCCTCAAGATCAACCTGGATCCGACGAAATACGGGACTTTCGCCGAGATAGGAGCCGGCCAGGAAGTCGCCCGTTGGTTTTTCCGAGTGGGAGGAGCAGCCGGAACGATCGCTAAGAGCATGTCTGCCTATGACATGACGATCAGTGACGCCATTTACGGTCGGTCGGATCGGTATGTGAGTCGTGAGCGGCTTGGCAAGATGCTCGAGCACGAGTTCAGCCTGATGTTGGAACGTCTGGATGCCAAACGCGGAGCCGATACCAAGTTCTTCGTGTTCGCCGACACGGTGGCCGCCAAGAGTTTCAAGGGCACCGGCGACTGTCATGGGTGGATGGGCATTCGCTTCCAACACGCACCCAAAGCGGCACCGTCTGACATCATTATCCATGTGCGCATGATGGACCGCGAGAACCTGCAACAGCAGGAAGCCCTCGGCATCATCGGGGTCAACCTGGTTCATGGCGCTCTCTACCACTTCGCAGATCCCAAAGCATTCATTTGCAGTCTCTTGGACGATCTGACGCGCGAGCGTGCGGAGGTCGACATGGTGAAATTTAGCGGGCCGGCCTTCGAGAAAATCGATAACCGCCTCATGGCACTCCAACTGGTGCAGCAGGGAGTGACCAGTGCGGCGATGTTCACTGCCGACGGCGAAGTCGTGCAACCCTCCGAGGCCCTTTACAAAAAGGCGATTTTGGTGGAGCGGGGCAGTTTTAGGCCCGCGACCCACGTCACCATCGACATGCTGGACTGCGCCCAAGCCCAGTTCGTGCAAGAGCCTGGGGTCCAAGGAGAAGACGTCGTCGTGCTGCTCGAGATGACGCTCAAGAATCTGCTGGACGGAGGGGAGATCAACCATCAGGACTTTCTCGACCGGGTCGACATCCTCGGCACACTGGGCAAAACGGTGATGATCTCCAACTATTTGGAGTTCTACAAGCTGGCTGCCTTCCTCCACCGTTGTACGAAGAAGATGGTTGGCCTCGCCATGGGTGTGCCAACGCTGCGGGAGATCTTCGACGAGAAGTACTACGCGGATTTGGAAGGCGGCATCCTCGAGTCCTTTGGAAGGCTCTTCAAAAACGACCTGAAGCTTTACGCCTACCCGCTCAGGGACCACGGAACCGGCTCGATCATCACTGCAGAGAACCTTCGGGTTGCCCCCCACCTGAGACACCTCTACGCCTACCTCATTGAGAATCACTATATTCAGGGCATGAGGGACGTCGAGGAGCAGTACCTGTCCATCTTCTCACGAACCGTGCTCAAACAACTCAAGGCGGGCGATCCCGCTTGGGAGGCGTCCGTGCCACCCCAAGTGGCCAAGATCATCAAAGAGCGACGCCTCCTGGGATATCCGGGCAATTCGTTGACTGGCAATTCTTCGGCTGCGATTATCGCGGCCTGA
- a CDS encoding HU family DNA-binding protein: MAKALTKSQIAASIAESVGITKKQAVATLESITALAYKHAKNSFTLPGLGKLVLVNRKARQGRNPATGAVIQIPAKKVVKFRVAKAAKDSILGKK; this comes from the coding sequence ATGGCCAAAGCACTTACTAAGTCTCAAATCGCTGCTTCGATCGCTGAATCGGTCGGCATCACCAAGAAGCAAGCGGTTGCCACCCTCGAGTCCATCACTGCGCTCGCTTACAAGCACGCCAAGAACAGCTTCACCTTGCCTGGCCTGGGCAAGCTCGTGTTGGTGAACCGCAAGGCTCGTCAGGGTCGCAATCCCGCCACCGGCGCGGTCATCCAGATTCCTGCCAAGAAGGTCGTGAAGTTCCGCGTCGCGAAGGCGGCGAAGGATTCGATCCTCGGCAAGAAGTAA
- a CDS encoding VCBS repeat-containing protein, with the protein MSKSAFLILPLAVWAATAADSESTLRTFRKIQLTDQFWGEGASYGDFNKDGVMDVVSGPYWYAGPDFKKRQEYYPATQTFKLKVGPMTEVTVPGYEGGLGKNNAYSENFIAYTHDFNADGWTDILILGFPGKESWWFKNPQGAAGHWERYTTIDVTDNESPTFTDLTGDGKPELVCNSGGYFGYATPDPANPTAKWTFHRISPKGHWQRFTHGLGIGDVNGDGRKDILEMDGWWEQPASLSGDPEWKQHKVSFAPGAGSAQMYAYDVNGDGRSDVISSLAAHGFGLAWYEQLSERDANGSPQFKQHVIMNKEPKENKYGVRFSQLHAIDLADMDGDGLKDIVTGKRFWAHGPTGDAEPNAPAVLYWFKLTRGENHSVDFIPYRIDDNSGVGTQVQAGDINGDGLPDVVVGNKKGTFVHLQEKKQVSTEEWQKAQPKPLQ; encoded by the coding sequence ATGTCCAAATCTGCCTTTTTGATCCTCCCCTTGGCGGTGTGGGCGGCGACGGCCGCTGACTCCGAGTCCACCCTGCGAACCTTTCGCAAGATCCAGCTGACGGATCAGTTCTGGGGGGAGGGGGCAAGCTACGGAGATTTCAACAAAGACGGGGTGATGGACGTGGTTTCGGGCCCCTATTGGTATGCCGGTCCAGACTTCAAGAAGCGCCAGGAATACTACCCTGCCACCCAGACGTTCAAACTCAAGGTGGGGCCCATGACGGAAGTGACGGTCCCCGGCTACGAGGGCGGCTTGGGCAAAAACAATGCCTACTCGGAAAACTTCATCGCCTATACCCACGACTTCAATGCCGATGGCTGGACGGATATCCTGATTCTAGGCTTCCCCGGCAAGGAGTCCTGGTGGTTCAAGAACCCTCAAGGTGCCGCTGGCCACTGGGAGCGCTACACGACCATTGATGTTACCGACAACGAGTCACCCACGTTCACCGACCTGACGGGAGATGGAAAACCTGAGCTGGTTTGCAACTCAGGCGGCTATTTCGGTTATGCCACTCCCGATCCGGCCAACCCGACTGCCAAATGGACGTTCCATCGCATCTCTCCTAAAGGACATTGGCAACGGTTCACCCACGGCCTGGGCATCGGTGACGTGAATGGCGACGGACGAAAAGACATCCTCGAAATGGACGGCTGGTGGGAACAGCCCGCCTCTCTGAGCGGGGATCCGGAATGGAAGCAGCACAAGGTGTCCTTCGCCCCCGGCGCAGGGAGCGCCCAAATGTATGCCTACGACGTGAACGGTGATGGACGCAGCGACGTCATCAGCTCCCTGGCGGCTCACGGTTTTGGACTGGCCTGGTATGAGCAGCTTTCGGAACGCGATGCCAACGGCTCTCCGCAGTTCAAGCAGCATGTCATCATGAACAAGGAGCCCAAGGAGAACAAATACGGCGTTCGCTTCTCCCAGCTCCATGCCATCGACCTCGCAGACATGGATGGCGATGGACTGAAGGACATCGTGACCGGCAAGCGATTCTGGGCTCACGGCCCGACCGGCGATGCCGAGCCCAATGCACCCGCGGTGCTGTATTGGTTCAAACTCACCCGAGGGGAGAATCACAGCGTGGATTTCATTCCGTATCGAATTGATGACAACTCAGGGGTAGGCACCCAAGTTCAAGCGGGCGACATCAATGGCGACGGTCTGCCCGATGTGGTGGTGGGAAACAAAAAGGGCACCTTCGTTCATTTGCAGGAAAAAAAGCAGGTCTCAACGGAGGAATGGCAAAAGGCGCAGCCAAAGCCGCTTCAATGA
- a CDS encoding VCBS repeat-containing protein, whose protein sequence is MTAARRSPNAKSGFPTDSLGAYPPPRPARWLLLTWAVGALVLIGCNKPSDNPPAAAPGAPTNAAANATDDGFLKLSNSGRNYYERGEAEKAVKAFQEALRLQPSNLDAVLNYANALLIANQAEAVLQQAEAALALDPNQPAAYYLIGCASLRLGRFEPAVKALQNAKNIDRTINEVSFQLGRAHQGMNQHEAAAAEFEEVVRFAPQHPAAHYALSQSLLRIGRAPEAQTALAEHQKVNAGKPAQITDPALFERCKYTQARVPFRQSPPAQTGIAVRFAEASSSFFGPAGSQWRGPAAVVDFGGARNSLLVRESEQAFRIMANSNGTFHAAGASIPAKPGVRYARALVGDLNNDRADDILLLGEGGSHALRITTNGVINDATGFANLRSLSATNGVLLDHLFTGNLGLVTVGYGSENVRFLRNLGSMYFSTNSTNIGIPAGLKATRQVVADDWNGDDLLDLLLQRDGEPPLLLLKQSGGPLISDKSPTNWPVAKTFVTGDVDNDSRTDLVCVNDNGIVITPAGQSPPNTLPTGPGEITAISLIDYDNDGWLDIVTVGDRVRAWRNRWTAGFVETTTALGLDQTGAAAAVRAVDFDNDGDLDFLLTRADQTLSLWRNDGGNTNQLLKVRLVGNRSNASGIGVKVEVATAGLRLARRVLELPVEIGVGSYTQLDSLNARWFTLNLNTVDVKVDPKHPIRLDELTISDTSCPYLYAWDGEKFRFVTDILGAAPIGLPIAAGRYIEADADEFVWIGDERSFRPKDGSYLLSITEELREVLYLDEARLVVVDHPEGTEVHPTDKLLPSSPFPPSELITLERRTPLLKATRLDGVDVTQELQVIDGRKVAPVQLREPQLRGLAEPHGVVLDFGPLATHRPLVLALTGWLRFGGGMANMAASLYPDLPFPFPVLEVETARGEWRKVDLQPGAPIGKTKTILVDLSGKLPEGARRIRLSNAFELYWDRIALFERRAAPDTQFQNLWPSSTDLRWRGFGDIADLPAHEPQTPLYDRVQANPSWRVSPGGWATRYGSVDDLVHSRDNRLVLINSGDELMLKFPAASIPPKPPGMQRDFFLYSVGWEKDGDFHVAKRLSFEPLPWHGMNDQLHGLEPRPAMTNDAWIQKYNTRWCAPEVLTRRNP, encoded by the coding sequence ATGACTGCCGCACGACGCTCTCCCAACGCCAAGTCCGGGTTCCCAACCGACTCCCTGGGTGCTTACCCGCCGCCGAGGCCAGCTCGGTGGCTGTTGCTGACCTGGGCAGTGGGTGCCCTGGTTCTCATCGGATGCAACAAGCCGTCCGACAACCCTCCTGCAGCCGCACCCGGCGCCCCAACGAACGCAGCTGCCAACGCCACCGATGACGGGTTCCTCAAGCTGTCCAACTCGGGTCGGAATTATTATGAGCGAGGCGAGGCGGAAAAAGCGGTCAAGGCCTTCCAGGAGGCGCTCCGCTTGCAGCCTTCCAATCTGGACGCAGTGCTCAACTACGCGAACGCGCTGCTGATCGCGAACCAAGCTGAGGCCGTCCTCCAACAAGCCGAGGCCGCCCTCGCCTTGGATCCCAATCAGCCCGCAGCCTACTACCTCATCGGCTGCGCCTCCTTGCGGCTGGGTCGCTTTGAACCAGCGGTCAAGGCACTGCAAAACGCTAAGAACATCGACCGCACCATCAATGAGGTCAGTTTTCAGCTCGGCCGCGCGCATCAGGGCATGAATCAGCATGAGGCCGCCGCCGCAGAGTTCGAGGAAGTGGTCCGCTTCGCCCCCCAACACCCCGCCGCACACTACGCTCTCAGCCAGTCACTGCTGCGCATAGGACGAGCCCCGGAGGCGCAGACCGCGCTGGCAGAACATCAAAAAGTGAATGCCGGCAAGCCGGCCCAGATCACCGATCCCGCGCTTTTCGAACGATGCAAATACACTCAGGCCCGGGTTCCCTTCCGTCAAAGCCCGCCGGCCCAAACCGGCATCGCCGTTCGATTCGCGGAGGCGTCCTCTTCGTTTTTCGGCCCAGCCGGCAGCCAATGGCGCGGCCCAGCCGCGGTCGTCGACTTTGGCGGCGCACGCAACAGCCTGCTCGTTCGCGAAAGCGAACAAGCCTTCCGCATCATGGCCAATTCCAATGGAACCTTCCATGCCGCCGGCGCTTCCATCCCGGCTAAGCCGGGTGTTCGCTACGCCCGCGCATTGGTGGGAGACCTCAACAATGACCGGGCCGATGATATTCTGCTGCTGGGCGAAGGCGGTTCTCACGCGCTCCGCATCACCACCAACGGAGTGATCAACGATGCCACCGGGTTTGCCAACCTCCGCTCGCTCTCAGCCACGAACGGAGTCCTGCTCGATCACCTCTTCACCGGCAACCTCGGGTTGGTCACCGTCGGCTATGGATCGGAAAACGTCCGGTTTCTAAGAAACCTGGGCAGCATGTACTTCAGCACGAATTCCACGAATATCGGCATTCCCGCAGGACTCAAAGCAACGCGTCAAGTCGTAGCCGATGACTGGAACGGGGACGACCTGCTGGACTTGTTATTGCAACGAGACGGCGAACCGCCCTTGCTGCTCCTGAAGCAAAGCGGCGGCCCGCTGATCTCAGACAAATCTCCCACTAACTGGCCGGTGGCCAAAACCTTCGTGACGGGCGACGTCGACAATGATTCACGAACCGACCTGGTCTGCGTCAACGACAACGGCATTGTCATCACGCCCGCCGGCCAAAGCCCGCCCAACACGCTCCCCACGGGTCCGGGAGAAATTACCGCCATCAGCCTCATTGACTACGATAACGACGGCTGGCTCGACATCGTGACGGTCGGCGATCGGGTTCGAGCCTGGCGCAATCGCTGGACGGCTGGGTTCGTGGAGACAACCACCGCCCTGGGCCTCGACCAGACGGGAGCGGCGGCCGCCGTTCGGGCGGTCGACTTCGACAACGATGGCGACCTGGATTTTCTTCTCACCCGAGCAGATCAAACCCTGTCACTCTGGCGCAACGATGGCGGCAACACCAATCAACTGCTCAAGGTCCGCCTGGTGGGCAACCGCTCCAACGCCAGCGGCATAGGGGTGAAAGTCGAGGTCGCCACTGCTGGTTTGCGGCTGGCGCGACGAGTCCTGGAATTGCCGGTGGAGATTGGCGTCGGCAGCTACACCCAGCTCGACTCACTCAACGCCCGCTGGTTCACGCTCAACCTCAATACCGTCGATGTGAAGGTCGATCCTAAACACCCTATCCGCCTCGATGAGCTGACGATCAGCGACACGTCCTGCCCCTATTTGTATGCCTGGGACGGAGAGAAGTTCCGATTCGTCACCGACATTCTCGGGGCTGCTCCCATCGGGTTGCCCATAGCCGCCGGCCGCTACATCGAAGCGGATGCCGACGAGTTCGTCTGGATCGGCGACGAACGCTCCTTCCGTCCGAAGGATGGCTCCTACCTGCTCAGCATCACCGAGGAACTCCGCGAGGTGCTCTACCTGGACGAAGCTCGCCTCGTCGTGGTCGACCACCCCGAAGGCACCGAGGTTCATCCGACCGACAAGCTCCTGCCGAGTTCCCCTTTTCCACCAAGCGAGTTGATCACCCTGGAGCGCAGAACTCCGCTGCTCAAAGCCACTCGATTGGATGGAGTTGACGTCACGCAAGAGCTGCAGGTGATCGACGGGCGCAAGGTCGCCCCGGTGCAGCTTCGGGAGCCGCAGCTGCGCGGGCTGGCCGAACCGCACGGCGTGGTGCTGGATTTCGGCCCGCTGGCCACCCACCGCCCGCTCGTGCTGGCCCTCACCGGTTGGCTGCGTTTCGGCGGCGGCATGGCTAACATGGCAGCCTCGTTGTATCCTGACCTGCCATTCCCTTTCCCCGTGCTGGAGGTGGAAACCGCCCGCGGGGAATGGCGAAAGGTCGATCTGCAACCGGGCGCGCCGATCGGAAAAACCAAAACCATTCTGGTGGATCTTTCAGGAAAGCTGCCCGAGGGGGCCCGCCGAATTCGACTCAGCAACGCCTTCGAGCTCTATTGGGATCGCATTGCACTCTTCGAACGACGCGCGGCCCCGGACACCCAGTTCCAGAATCTCTGGCCGTCCTCGACCGATCTTCGCTGGCGCGGCTTCGGTGACATCGCCGATCTGCCGGCACACGAACCCCAGACCCCGCTCTACGATCGGGTTCAGGCCAACCCTAGCTGGAGGGTCTCGCCGGGAGGTTGGGCCACTCGCTACGGAAGCGTCGATGACCTCGTGCATTCCCGGGACAATCGGCTGGTGCTGATCAATAGCGGTGACGAGCTGATGCTCAAATTCCCCGCCGCCTCGATCCCGCCTAAACCACCGGGTATGCAGCGTGACTTTTTTCTGTACTCCGTGGGCTGGGAAAAGGATGGCGACTTTCATGTCGCCAAACGGCTCTCCTTCGAGCCCCTGCCCTGGCATGGCATGAACGATCAGCTGCACGGCCTGGAGCCACGACCGGCGATGACCAACGATGCGTGGATCCAAAAGTACAACACCCGATGGTGCGCCCCAGAAGTGTTGACCCGACGCAACCCATAG
- a CDS encoding aminomethyltransferase family protein yields the protein MKPLSLSDFHVRHGAQFLEINGAQVVGSYGVSDQEYNALNRTAGLLDLGFRSRLCLLGADRIKFLHGQVTQDINALQVGQGAYAALITAKGKMQSDLFIHRLTDELLLDFEPGLAEAVSQRLDKYVIADDVQIVDVGEAYGHLSVQGPLAAEIIDLAQLGAPTPREVGTFIQITHAELGDLYVMNRPRLGTAGFDLFVPAAGLHPAAEKLMAAGKPKGLCLAGWEAVEIARIEGSIPRFGQDMDETNLPPEAGLDGIAISYGKGCYIGQEVMARLRTYGQVAKALRGIKFHPGAQVLPKKGDKIYWSDKEIGYVTSSTASPTLKSNVALGYLRRERNQIGSEVLVDCQGQRLPALIATLPFTPFAE from the coding sequence ATGAAACCGCTCAGCCTTTCCGATTTCCATGTCCGTCACGGGGCCCAGTTTTTAGAAATCAACGGCGCTCAAGTGGTGGGCAGCTATGGTGTTTCGGACCAGGAATACAACGCGCTCAACCGAACCGCCGGACTGCTCGATCTCGGTTTTCGTAGTCGCCTCTGCCTGCTGGGCGCGGACCGCATCAAGTTCCTCCATGGCCAAGTCACCCAGGACATCAATGCCCTTCAAGTGGGACAGGGCGCTTACGCCGCCTTAATCACGGCCAAGGGCAAGATGCAAAGCGACCTGTTCATCCATCGTCTCACCGACGAGCTGTTGCTGGACTTCGAACCAGGTTTGGCCGAGGCGGTAAGCCAGCGTCTGGACAAATACGTCATTGCGGACGATGTGCAGATCGTCGATGTGGGAGAAGCCTATGGACATCTCTCGGTTCAAGGTCCACTGGCGGCTGAGATCATCGATCTCGCGCAGCTAGGCGCACCGACGCCGCGAGAGGTCGGGACTTTCATCCAAATCACTCATGCAGAGCTAGGCGACCTCTACGTCATGAACCGCCCAAGACTCGGCACCGCAGGGTTTGATTTGTTTGTGCCGGCCGCTGGCCTGCATCCAGCCGCGGAGAAACTAATGGCCGCGGGAAAGCCTAAGGGCCTGTGCCTGGCAGGTTGGGAGGCTGTTGAAATCGCCCGGATCGAGGGCTCCATCCCACGCTTCGGTCAGGACATGGACGAAACCAATCTCCCGCCCGAAGCCGGCCTGGACGGCATCGCGATCAGCTACGGCAAGGGGTGCTACATCGGTCAGGAAGTGATGGCGCGGCTGCGGACCTACGGGCAAGTGGCCAAGGCGCTTCGCGGAATCAAGTTTCACCCCGGGGCTCAAGTGCTACCCAAAAAGGGCGATAAGATATACTGGAGCGACAAAGAGATTGGCTATGTCACGAGCTCAACCGCATCACCGACATTAAAGTCCAACGTTGCTCTTGGTTATCTTCGACGGGAACGGAATCAGATCGGGAGTGAAGTCCTGGTCGATTGTCAGGGACAACGGCTCCCCGCCCTCATCGCGACACTTCCCTTCACACCCTTCGCCGAATAG
- a CDS encoding 2-dehydropantoate 2-reductase produces the protein MKIGVVGCGALGSYYGGMLSRSGHQVHFLLRSNAALIRERGVSILSPAGDFRFHPECAEQPEDIGVCDGVLIGLKTTANEAFARLLPALVGPQTAVLTLQNGLGNEEALERLFPAEQILGGLCFVCLNRLEAGVVHHLAHGRISLGEFRRPPLPRTHEFAAAFRQAGVPCEVSENLERAHWEKLVWNIPFNGLGVASAAGLEALRAGQIQPGCALQPCLTTDQLLADPDWLEWVQALMREVIAAANGLGLGVSLDLEERHLASTRSMGPYRASTLVDFERGQPLELAALFLEPLRRARAAGVPVPRLEALCAVLRALDRDQGGSGNA, from the coding sequence ATGAAGATCGGGGTTGTGGGCTGCGGTGCGTTGGGAAGCTATTACGGTGGTATGCTCTCACGGTCGGGGCATCAAGTTCACTTCCTGCTTCGATCGAACGCGGCCCTGATACGCGAACGCGGGGTGTCCATTCTCAGTCCGGCCGGCGACTTTCGCTTTCATCCGGAATGTGCCGAGCAGCCCGAGGACATCGGCGTGTGCGATGGGGTGCTGATCGGCCTGAAGACGACGGCCAACGAGGCCTTCGCTCGACTGCTGCCTGCCTTGGTGGGACCTCAGACGGCCGTTCTGACTCTACAGAACGGGCTAGGAAACGAGGAGGCGCTGGAGCGACTTTTTCCTGCGGAACAGATCCTCGGCGGACTGTGTTTTGTTTGCCTCAACCGTTTGGAGGCTGGCGTGGTGCATCACCTGGCCCATGGACGGATTTCGCTGGGGGAGTTTCGGCGTCCGCCGCTTCCGCGCACTCACGAATTCGCCGCTGCGTTCCGTCAGGCCGGGGTGCCGTGCGAGGTGAGTGAGAATCTGGAGCGAGCCCATTGGGAGAAATTGGTGTGGAACATTCCGTTCAATGGTCTGGGCGTGGCTAGCGCGGCGGGCTTGGAAGCCTTGCGGGCGGGGCAGATTCAGCCCGGCTGTGCGCTGCAGCCATGTCTGACGACCGATCAATTGTTGGCTGACCCTGATTGGCTCGAGTGGGTGCAGGCTTTGATGCGCGAGGTCATTGCCGCGGCCAATGGACTGGGTTTGGGCGTGTCGTTAGACTTGGAAGAGCGTCATCTGGCGAGCACCCGTTCGATGGGGCCGTATCGGGCGTCGACTTTAGTGGACTTCGAGCGTGGACAGCCCCTCGAGCTCGCGGCGCTCTTTCTGGAGCCGTTGCGCAGGGCTAGGGCTGCCGGTGTGCCTGTGCCGCGTCTGGAGGCGCTCTGTGCGGTGCTGAGGGCGTTGGATCGCGATCAGGGGGGATCAGGGAATGCGTGA